CCGACTCCTTATTCCTTCGCACATTGTCTGCTCGAACCCGATTAGCGACGATTAGAGCGGATCAGTGTTCTGTTTTTTGAAACGCTGATCTTCACTGATCGACGCTAATTCAAACGGTACTCGCTCAAACATTTCGACTGCTTGTGCCCTCGCACATCGTCTGCTCGGCTCCGATTAGCGACGATTAGAGCAGATCAGTGTTCTGGTTTCTTAAACCGCTGATCTTCGCTGATCGACGCTAATTCAAAACGGTACTCGCTCAAACATTTCGACTGCTTGTGCCCTCGCACATCGTCTGCTCGGCTCCGATTAGCGACGATTTGTGCAGATCAGTGTTCTGGGTTCTTAAACCACTGAACTCCACCTGATCAATATGAACCGAGCAGTCTCCACTATCGTAGGTGTTTGGGGGGCGTCGGCTATTACCTTGATATTGGGGTAAAAGTCGACAATTTTCAGCCCACGCGCCCTGTCCAATCAGGTTTCGACCTCGGTTGCCTTTTGCCGTGGAATGAAGCACGTCGAGAGGAAAAAATGGGCGAGATGGGGGATGTGCTATTGAGCAGGTACCGCGAGCGGAGGTGACAGTAGCCGGTGGTTTGTCGCAGCAAATACCACCGGAGCCAAACCGCCAGCAAAGCACCGCCGCCAACGGGGACGCACATCGATCTGCGATCCCTTCGGGATCATCGCGCGAGTTTGGGACGCCGAATTCCGGAGGTGCGCTGCTGCGCGATGGCCTCCGGCTACCATCTTGCAACCCTTCCGGGATCGTCGGGCTGAAGGCCTGGCAATTTGATAATTAGCTCGGCGGGTTGTTAGCCCTTCGGAGTGCTGAGGGCGAGACAGCTACTGAGACGTATTGAAGGCAATTACTTGCTATCGTCCCCGAAACGCCTACGCCCTACTTGCCACACGTCGACCGCTGTTTGAATCAATCGTCGATTCGATCGGCGATGATTTTTGCGGTCCTGGGATCGACGTGCAGCTCTCGCTTTTGGCGGTTCTTGAATGCTTCGACTTCCCAATAACGCCGTTCGAAAGAGACCTCATCGATGCCGCTGTAGCCGTCATTTTCGGCGAGCGATTTCAAGACTTCCGACAGCGGCAGCGCATCTTTGGCGGGGTGGTCGTCGGGATCGTCGCGGTGTTGGGATAGAATTTTTCCGGTGAAGCTGTCGACTATCAGCTCATAAGCAACATCGTTCTGGCGGACTTCGACTTCCCAGTTACCATCATCCATCGAGATCTCGCTGAAAGGCTTGTACCCGTCCGCTTCCAATTGTCGAACGATCTCAATCAGAGGCATCCGGCTACCGCCGTTCGACTGGGCGTCGGTAAATTGAATTGGAATCAGTGCCAAGATGCCGGGGATCGCAAACAGAATCAACGCTTTCATTGCTTTCTACTTCAGTGGATGAGGTTGCTTTAAGTCGCAGGGAACCGAATCGCGGAATCGCTGGACAGGTCGATGACCATGTTGCGAATATTAGTCGCGGTAGATAAGTGCACCGTGAATTGAACCTAAAGTTCCCTTCATCACGCGGTTGCCTTGGGGGCGAGATGCCGCAGTGGACTTAGGACACCGGCTTTCGCGACGTTCAAAACCTGGCTCTTTGGCAGCACTCGCTGGGCGCGGGGGATGGGAGCTGGCTGCAGCTTTGCCTCGCGACGCTCTTGATCCACCAGGCGTACGACATCGTGAAGTGTCATCGCCAATGGATCCATCGTGCGAGGATCGCGTGGTGCAGCACACAGGGATTGCAAAAACGAATTCAGGAGACGTCGCATGATTTTTTCCTTCGGGAGCGAACCAGATTCGAACTGAGGTCGTGCGTCAGTTCGCGGCATCGGCAACATGTCGATGTCTGAAGGAAGTATCGCCAGGCGGCCTAAGACGACGATGAACTGAATATGAATTCGAGTTTAGGTGGGCGCAACTTTTGTTTTGCAACCGAGGAGATCGTGGCGGGGGCAGCAAATACCGGTTGGGCGTGTGCTCAATCGGTGCCTAAACCGGATGAGTCGACGACTCGCGATTCAAATCGATCGGTAGACGCACCGTAAAGCAGCTGCCATGGCCAAGTGTACTCTCCACCTGCAACGTACCGCCAAGTGTCGTGGCGATACGGCTGGCAATCGCCAATCCGAGACCGTTACCAGAGATCCCTTTGCTTCGCGCGTCGCTGGAGCGAAAGAAGGGATCAAACAGATGTTGCTGATCCGATTCGGAGATCCCACAACCAGCGTCGGTGACACGAAGGACCACATGATTTGCGTCGTTACTTGCCTGCACTTCGATCGGGCTTCCGGGCGAGCTGTACTTTATCGCGTTGGATACGAGGTTCTCGACGATCCGCGCCAACAGCGTCGACGTCGCTCTCACCGAGACCGACTGTTCTACGCGATTCTCCAGGCGTAGATCCGCAGCGCGCGGCAAGCTGCTCCAGCTTGAGGCATACTCGTTCAACCAGGTCGTAAACTCGATCGGCTGCATCGTTGGCGAGTTGGTGTCCCCGTCACTGCGAGCGAGATACAACAAGGCTTCAACGATTTCCTGAAGCGAAAGCGTCTTGGTGCGCAGCAGTTCGAGTGTCGACTTATATTCGTCGACCGATCGGGGGCGCCGCAGCGTGACGTCGATCTGTCCAAGCAAGACGGTGATGGGAGACCGTAGTTCGTGAGCGGCATCTCCCGCAAAGCGACTTTGCTGCTCAAAGGCTGCCTGCTGGCGGTCGAGCAAATGGTTGAAGGTCGTCCCCAGCTCCGAGAGCTCGTCCCCAGTATCTTGCACGATCAGACGCGTCTGGAAATCGGAGCCCGCGATCGACTGAGCTTGATCCGCCATCGCGGAAACGGGGCGGAGTGCATGTCGGACGATCCAACGCCCCAGTCCCGCGGCGACGCACCAAGCGGCCAGTGGCAGCAGTGTTACCAGCAGCGTCAACCGCGAAACGATGGCATCGCGTTTGCCTGTCGAACGACCGACCACTACCATCAACTCGTCAAACTCATCCAGTTCTCGGTTCAGGGCAAGAGGATGAGGGGCGGTCAAGCGATGATACAGAACCCGCTGTTGGCGTTTTGGTTCGATCTGGGCCAGCATCGCGCCGTTGGATGCATTGCCAGCGGCCAACTGTAGCGCCAGCGATGTCATCGCGCGATCCGCATTGCGAGACTTTTCGACAACGCGATTCTTGTCACCGATGACGATCCAGTGGACTTCGCCAAATTCGTCGAGCGAACCGAAGGAGACCGAATGTTCCAAAGGTTGCCATTTGACCTCCGTATCCTCGATCTCCGCGACGGCGACAAATGAGTTGAGTACCCCTTGCAGTTCGCCTTCGAATTGCGACTCGATTTGCCGCCGCGATACGGAATAAAAGACCAGCGAATAGATCGCCAAAGCAATCGCAAGCGTCACGAGAAAATAGGCGGAAACGCGTGTCGTCAGCTTCATCCGTGACCCGCGTCTTGCGATTCCAGGATATAGCCTTGGCCACGGCGTGTTTGGATGACGCGTGGGCCCAGCGTTTCCAGTTTGCGTCGTAGGTCTTTGATATGGACCTCGAGGGTGTTCGAAAGACCGTCAAAGTTTTCGTCCCAAACCGTTTCGTAAATCCGCGTGCGCGAAAGTACCCGTCCTGGATGTCGCAAGAACATCGACAGCAACGAAAACTCTTTGGCGGTCAGATCGAGCGGCACCTCGGCGCGCGTGGCGCGTTGCTGAGCTAGATCGATGCGAATGTCGCGGTACTCGAGATAGACGCTGTCGGATTGGCTGGGCCTTCGCAACAATGCTCTAACGCGCGCCAGAAGTTCCTCAAACGCAAACGGTTTCGTCAGGTAATCATCCGCCCCGGCGTCCAACCCCGTAACTCGCTCGTTTACCCCATCGCGAGCTGTCAAAAACAGTACGGGTGTTGTCCGGTTCTTCTGGCGGAAACGCTGGAGGATTTGAATGCCGTCTTCACCAGGCAACCACCAATCGAGGATGACAAGATCCCAAGTTTCCGACTGCAATCGCAGCCAAGCGTGCCGTCCCTCTTGAGCCAACTCCGCCGTATACCCCTCTTCATTCAGACCGCGGACCAGGAAATCCGATATCCCGGGATCATCTTCAACGACTAGGATACGAACACTCATTCAAACGATTCTCGGCGGAGGCGGCTAACGATTGGAAGCGGGCGGCACCTGCATTATGGCTAGCCCGAGTGAACCGCCAATGAGCCGTCGATAAAAAATTCTTTATGTTGAGCGACTTGGATGGAGACGTTGTTTCCGTTCCGAACGAACCCCGGGAGCAATCAATTTCCGCTCATCGTTGCCTGAAGGTTTCGCCTGGCCTCCGGACGACGACGCTCGCATCGGATCTCCAATTGCGTGCGAGTCCATCCGACCAAACACGCTCCCAGTATTATCGTAGCAGTCACCACAGCGGAAATATGTACGATCGTAACAAGACTGTCCATCATCTTTCTCCAGCAAAGTTGAAAAGCATCAAAACCTATGCAAGGAGTATCGCACCGCGCGTTAATGGCTGGTTGAGCCCGTTCTAAAGATTGGTTTATCCTCGAGAAAAACTATCACCTCGACGTTTAAAGCGTATGCGTTAAGATGCCGGTCCTGGAAACTATCGCGCAGTAGATCCGCCGCTGTTACCGCAGATCGGGAGGTCAATTTGGTACAGGCATCGTTTCTGAGGCTGCAGATTGGCATCATGTTTCGGGTTTGCTTTGTTCTCGGGAAACAAACGCATGCGCGCGCTCCCGAGTGACGCTCAGCGACGGAAGAGAGTTGGCAAAAACAACAATCGCCGCGCAATGCGACTTAAGAATTGATTTCCTGGCTTGCAGCCCCGAATACGTTAACTCAGTCTATTGGAAGAACCATCGATGACGACTCTTGTGGTTGGAGCAAGCGGAGCAACCGGTAAACTTCTCGTCGAACAATTGTTGCATCGAGGGGAGCGCGTACGAGCAGTCGTGCGGTCGTGCGACAAAATCCCAGCGACGCTCTTAGAGCATCCACTGCTGTCGGTAGTCGAAGCAAGTATCGCCGATGCAACGGACGGCGAAATTGCCCAGTACGTCGACGGTTGCGACGCAATCGCCTCCTGCCTCGGACACAATCTGACACTCAAGGGCGTCTTTGGCCACCCGCGGCGTCTGGTAACTCAAGCGGTGCAGCGATTGTGTCACGCCGCCAGCAAAAACGGGTCCGACAAACCGGTCAAATTTGTTCTTATGAACACCGCGGGCAATTGCAACCGCGATCTTAACGAATCCATTTCATTTGCTGAGCAGTGCGTGATGGCGCTGCTGCGACGGGCTGTGCCTCCCCATCGCGACAACGAATTGGCCGCCGAGCATCTCCGCACGGCGATCGGTCAAAACAACGCATCGCTGCAATGGTCGGTCGTTCGCCCCGATACGCTCATCAACGAAGCCGAGGTTTCCGAATACCAACCGCACGTTTCGCCAACGCGTAGCGCCATCTTCAACGCCGGTAAAACCAGCCGCATCAATGTGGCTCACTTTATGGCGGAACTGATATCGGATCAAGCGACATGGAATCGATGGAAAGGGGAGATGCCCGTCATCTACAATCAGCAATAACGCCCCACGACATGCGAACGCAGGGAGCCTGGCATTCCAAAGTCATTAGGGGTTCGCAATTTCCCCACGGTCCATTTGCAGCGGCAGAAATGCTAGCAGTTACGGGAAT
Above is a genomic segment from Rosistilla ulvae containing:
- a CDS encoding PepSY domain-containing protein encodes the protein MKALILFAIPGILALIPIQFTDAQSNGGSRMPLIEIVRQLEADGYKPFSEISMDDGNWEVEVRQNDVAYELIVDSFTGKILSQHRDDPDDHPAKDALPLSEVLKSLAENDGYSGIDEVSFERRYWEVEAFKNRQKRELHVDPRTAKIIADRIDD
- a CDS encoding sensor histidine kinase, translating into MKLTTRVSAYFLVTLAIALAIYSLVFYSVSRRQIESQFEGELQGVLNSFVAVAEIEDTEVKWQPLEHSVSFGSLDEFGEVHWIVIGDKNRVVEKSRNADRAMTSLALQLAAGNASNGAMLAQIEPKRQQRVLYHRLTAPHPLALNRELDEFDELMVVVGRSTGKRDAIVSRLTLLVTLLPLAAWCVAAGLGRWIVRHALRPVSAMADQAQSIAGSDFQTRLIVQDTGDELSELGTTFNHLLDRQQAAFEQQSRFAGDAAHELRSPITVLLGQIDVTLRRPRSVDEYKSTLELLRTKTLSLQEIVEALLYLARSDGDTNSPTMQPIEFTTWLNEYASSWSSLPRAADLRLENRVEQSVSVRATSTLLARIVENLVSNAIKYSSPGSPIEVQASNDANHVVLRVTDAGCGISESDQQHLFDPFFRSSDARSKGISGNGLGLAIASRIATTLGGTLQVESTLGHGSCFTVRLPIDLNRESSTHPV
- a CDS encoding response regulator transcription factor; the protein is MSVRILVVEDDPGISDFLVRGLNEEGYTAELAQEGRHAWLRLQSETWDLVILDWWLPGEDGIQILQRFRQKNRTTPVLFLTARDGVNERVTGLDAGADDYLTKPFAFEELLARVRALLRRPSQSDSVYLEYRDIRIDLAQQRATRAEVPLDLTAKEFSLLSMFLRHPGRVLSRTRIYETVWDENFDGLSNTLEVHIKDLRRKLETLGPRVIQTRRGQGYILESQDAGHG
- a CDS encoding NAD(P)-dependent oxidoreductase — its product is MTTLVVGASGATGKLLVEQLLHRGERVRAVVRSCDKIPATLLEHPLLSVVEASIADATDGEIAQYVDGCDAIASCLGHNLTLKGVFGHPRRLVTQAVQRLCHAASKNGSDKPVKFVLMNTAGNCNRDLNESISFAEQCVMALLRRAVPPHRDNELAAEHLRTAIGQNNASLQWSVVRPDTLINEAEVSEYQPHVSPTRSAIFNAGKTSRINVAHFMAELISDQATWNRWKGEMPVIYNQQ